Proteins encoded by one window of Emticicia oligotrophica DSM 17448:
- the tnpA gene encoding IS200/IS605 family transposase encodes MPFIKVYIHFVWSTKNREQSLVTKEIRQMVWQHIRENAREKGVFIDFINGYSDHCHCLVSLGVDQTIQKIMQLIKGESSFWINKHKIIEQKFEWQDEYFAVSVSESMIDKVRNYIKNQEEHHKTKTFEQEYDEFILKYGFEKFKDNQ; translated from the coding sequence ATGCCATTTATTAAAGTCTATATTCATTTTGTTTGGAGTACCAAAAACCGAGAGCAATCTCTCGTTACCAAAGAGATTCGGCAGATGGTTTGGCAACATATCAGAGAAAATGCCCGAGAAAAAGGTGTTTTTATAGATTTCATCAATGGCTATTCCGACCACTGCCATTGCTTGGTTTCACTCGGAGTTGACCAAACTATTCAGAAAATAATGCAACTCATTAAGGGGGAATCTTCTTTTTGGATAAACAAGCATAAGATTATCGAACAAAAATTTGAATGGCAAGATGAATACTTTGCTGTATCGGTTTCAGAATCGATGATTGATAAAGTTAGGAATTATATCAAAAACCAGGAAGAACATCATAAAACGAAGACATTTGAACAAGAATATGATGAATTTATTTTGAAATATGGATTTGAAAAGTTTAAAGATAATCAATGA
- a CDS encoding restriction endonuclease subunit S, translating to MKYRLGDICTITKGETGIMKAIDGAYTMVTLGEANKTHNAYQFDTKAVIIPLVSSTGHGHASMKRVKYQEGKFALGSILCAVIPKDENFVLAKYLHIYLHWNREELLVSQMKGMANVSLPMNKIADVIVTVPSLEKQKEIVELEKKLVEKELEADKLYTHQLTLIENLNQAILQEAVQGKLVPQDPTDEPASQLLERIKAEKAKTGKKEKPLPPIKPEEIPFEIPDNWVWCRLGEIINFISGNNFESTDFFKGNGVKCIKITNAGVGQIIETDDVLPFEFLEKYSQFIVNEGDLILALTRPYISTGLKISICPPSYHQSLLNQRVAVIRPISGVISSFLFQFLSSSIVLKIYQDKFDGQGQQPNLKKEDVTNLFFPLPPLSEQQRIVAEIEKQLSKTKELKAHIIANQQATEQLLKALLHGAFEVEENV from the coding sequence ATGAAATATAGATTAGGAGACATTTGTACCATCACCAAAGGCGAAACTGGCATTATGAAAGCCATTGATGGAGCTTACACGATGGTTACTTTGGGAGAAGCCAACAAAACACACAATGCTTATCAGTTTGATACTAAGGCGGTTATTATTCCTTTAGTTTCTTCTACTGGACACGGACACGCCAGCATGAAACGAGTAAAATACCAAGAAGGGAAATTTGCATTGGGCAGCATTCTTTGTGCAGTCATACCGAAAGATGAAAACTTTGTTTTGGCTAAATACCTGCACATTTATTTGCACTGGAATAGAGAAGAATTATTGGTTTCGCAGATGAAAGGAATGGCAAATGTAAGTTTGCCGATGAATAAAATTGCCGATGTAATTGTAACTGTACCGAGCCTTGAAAAGCAAAAAGAAATAGTTGAGTTGGAGAAAAAATTGGTTGAAAAAGAGCTTGAAGCCGACAAACTTTATACCCACCAACTCACCCTCATAGAAAACCTAAACCAAGCTATTTTACAAGAAGCGGTGCAAGGGAAATTAGTACCACAAGACCCCACCGATGAGCCAGCCAGCCAATTATTGGAGCGAATAAAAGCAGAAAAAGCCAAAACAGGCAAAAAAGAAAAACCGCTACCACCCATCAAACCCGAAGAAATACCTTTTGAAATTCCTGACAATTGGGTTTGGTGTAGGTTGGGGGAAATTATTAACTTCATTTCGGGAAATAATTTTGAAAGTACCGATTTTTTTAAAGGAAATGGTGTAAAATGTATTAAAATAACTAATGCAGGGGTTGGGCAAATTATTGAGACTGATGATGTTCTACCATTTGAATTTCTTGAAAAATATAGCCAATTCATTGTAAATGAAGGGGATTTAATTCTTGCATTGACTCGTCCTTACATTTCGACAGGGTTAAAAATAAGTATTTGCCCTCCTTCATATCATCAATCTTTGCTAAATCAAAGAGTAGCTGTAATCCGACCAATTTCAGGTGTTATAAGTTCTTTCTTGTTTCAGTTTTTATCATCAAGTATAGTTTTAAAAATTTATCAAGATAAATTTGATGGACAAGGACAACAACCAAATCTAAAAAAAGAGGATGTTACAAATTTATTTTTCCCTCTTCCGCCCCTATCCGAGCAGCAGCGAATAGTAGCCGAAATAGAAAAGCAATTGAGCAAAACCAAAGAACTAAAGGCACACATCATAGCCAACCAACAAGCCACCGAGCAATTGCTCAAAGCACTATTGCATGGGGCTTTTGAGGTGGAGGAGAACGTGTAA